The Candidatus Nanopelagicus abundans genome includes a region encoding these proteins:
- a CDS encoding M20/M25/M40 family metallo-hydrolase yields MKLTAQQIIELENETILFCQEMIQIPSVNHGEGRGDEKAIAAYVAGKLKEVGIECELIETAPNRVNVVAKILGSDTSRPGLVLHGHLDVVPANASDWSLDPFSGEIKDGFIWGRGAVDMKDMDAMILATVRMWKRIGYKPPRNILLAFFADEEASGTYGSRWLVKNRPELFAGCSEAVSEVGGFSVTITGGHRLYLVEAAQKGIAWVKLSAKGTAGHGSFINRDNAVTKVSDAVSRIGNYQWPQLLTKTTSQFFKKIAELTGDKFDPKNVQPLLNHLGNAVKMLGATISNTANPTMLEAGYKANVIPQNASAVIDGRFLPGYENDLHETIKKLAGDEIEVEILTRDIALEAEFAGPLVEAMCKAINVEDSAGIPVPYLMSGGTDNKALHDLGIVGYGFSPLRLPEDLDFFALFHGVDERVPIDGLKFGVRVLYEFLENI; encoded by the coding sequence ATGAAATTAACTGCGCAGCAAATCATTGAGCTAGAAAATGAGACGATTTTGTTTTGCCAAGAAATGATTCAAATTCCGAGTGTGAATCATGGTGAGGGTCGTGGAGATGAGAAAGCGATAGCTGCGTATGTTGCCGGAAAACTTAAAGAAGTCGGTATTGAATGTGAATTAATTGAGACAGCACCAAACCGGGTAAATGTAGTTGCCAAAATACTAGGAAGTGACACCTCTCGTCCTGGATTGGTTTTGCATGGTCATCTTGATGTAGTGCCAGCTAATGCTTCTGACTGGTCGCTTGATCCATTTAGTGGTGAAATTAAAGACGGATTTATTTGGGGTCGTGGCGCAGTTGATATGAAAGATATGGATGCCATGATTTTAGCCACCGTAAGAATGTGGAAGCGGATTGGATATAAACCACCTAGAAATATTTTATTAGCATTTTTTGCTGATGAAGAGGCCTCGGGAACTTACGGATCTAGATGGTTAGTGAAAAATCGTCCAGAGCTATTTGCTGGTTGCAGTGAGGCAGTTTCTGAAGTTGGTGGTTTTTCAGTAACAATTACTGGTGGACACAGGCTCTACCTAGTTGAAGCTGCTCAAAAGGGTATTGCCTGGGTTAAGTTAAGTGCTAAAGGAACTGCTGGACATGGTTCATTTATCAATCGCGATAACGCAGTAACTAAGGTTTCTGATGCGGTTTCTAGGATTGGCAATTACCAATGGCCACAACTTCTTACTAAAACTACATCTCAATTCTTTAAAAAAATTGCTGAACTAACGGGTGATAAATTTGATCCAAAAAATGTGCAACCACTTCTTAACCACTTAGGAAATGCAGTTAAAATGCTTGGCGCAACGATTTCAAATACTGCAAATCCAACAATGTTAGAGGCTGGGTATAAGGCAAATGTGATTCCCCAAAATGCTAGTGCTGTAATTGATGGCAGATTTTTGCCTGGGTATGAAAATGATCTTCACGAAACAATAAAGAAGCTTGCTGGCGATGAGATTGAGGTTGAGATTCTCACCCGTGATATCGCACTTGAAGCTGAATTTGCTGGACCGTTGGTTGAAGCGATGTGCAAGGCGATTAATGTTGAAGATTCAGCAGGAATCCCAGTTCCTTATTTAATGAGTGGTGGAACTGATAACAAAGCATTGCATGATCTTGGAATAGTTGGGTATGGGTTTTCACCTCTAAGACTTCCTGAGGATCTTGATTTTTTTGCGCTATTCCACGGAGTCGATGAAAGGGTGCCGATTGACGGACTTAAATTTGGAGTCAGAGTTTTGTATGAGTTTTTGGAAAATATTTAA
- a CDS encoding NAD(P)-dependent alcohol dehydrogenase, whose product MKTRGYAVTSAKAPLADFEFERRSLRPRDVALDIYYSGICHSDIHQAREEWGPAIFPMVPGHEIVGKVIEIGSQVSKFKVGELIGVGVFIDSCKNCASCGAGLEQYCVEGMTGTYNALERDGKTIAFGGYSDKFVIDEDYAVHVPSNLELSGVAPLMCAGVTLYSPLKNWNAGPGKKVGIMGLGGLGHMGVKFAHALGAQTTVFSHSPEKEADAKAMGADHFIVTKDIKELDKLKQSFDLILNTVSADLDLEPYLQMLKLDGTLVVIGLPGKPYAINAGTLLGQRRSLAGSMIGGMAELQQMLNFCGEHNIVSDVEVIKSDYINTAYDRTVASDVKYRFVIDAKTF is encoded by the coding sequence ATGAAAACTCGAGGATATGCGGTAACTTCAGCAAAAGCACCACTAGCAGATTTTGAATTTGAGAGACGCTCACTTCGTCCGCGAGATGTCGCTTTAGATATTTACTATTCAGGTATTTGTCACTCTGATATCCATCAAGCACGCGAGGAATGGGGTCCTGCAATATTTCCAATGGTGCCAGGACATGAGATCGTTGGGAAAGTAATCGAGATTGGTTCACAGGTTAGTAAATTTAAAGTTGGAGAATTAATCGGGGTAGGAGTTTTTATCGACTCTTGTAAAAATTGTGCAAGCTGTGGCGCAGGGCTTGAGCAATATTGTGTTGAAGGCATGACTGGTACCTATAACGCTTTAGAGCGAGATGGAAAAACTATTGCATTTGGTGGTTATTCAGATAAGTTTGTAATTGATGAGGATTACGCGGTCCATGTCCCATCAAACTTAGAATTATCTGGTGTTGCACCCCTTATGTGTGCCGGAGTTACTCTCTACTCCCCACTAAAAAATTGGAATGCAGGACCTGGTAAAAAAGTTGGAATTATGGGTCTTGGTGGTTTAGGACATATGGGAGTTAAGTTTGCTCATGCCTTAGGAGCACAGACAACGGTTTTCTCCCACTCTCCTGAAAAAGAAGCAGATGCAAAAGCAATGGGAGCCGATCATTTTATTGTTACTAAAGATATAAAAGAGCTTGATAAATTAAAGCAAAGTTTTGATTTAATTCTTAATACAGTTTCAGCAGATCTTGACCTAGAGCCATATTTACAAATGCTTAAACTAGATGGAACCTTGGTAGTAATCGGACTTCCTGGAAAGCCTTATGCAATTAATGCTGGCACATTACTGGGCCAAAGAAGATCACTAGCTGGTTCAATGATTGGTGGTATGGCTGAACTGCAGCAAATGCTAAATTTCTGCGGTGAGCATAATATTGTTAGCGATGTTGAGGTAATTAAGTCCGACTATATAAATACCGCCTACGATCGAACCGTAGCGAGCGATGTTAAATATCGATTTGTAATCGACGCTAAAACCTTTTAA
- a CDS encoding HAD family hydrolase, which translates to MMKLFRRIPKEISNKSGAILFDMDGTLIDSEPLWLKSEIEIMAEVGCHWDEQDQINCLGGPAERTERYMQERSKNVKPYGYFINRLHEVMKTKIANELEFIPNALELLKECKDLGIKTALVTASSRDLMTIVLKRFPLGTFDVVVSRDDVKKSKPNPEPYLLAAKQLSVEISKCLVLEDSLTGVESGLRSGAKVIGIPHLVQMQENPSLRIISSLGDIRLNDILTWYPFLTSKIESNDRS; encoded by the coding sequence ATGATGAAACTGTTCAGGCGCATACCAAAGGAAATATCAAATAAAAGCGGCGCTATTTTATTTGATATGGATGGAACCTTAATTGATTCAGAACCCCTTTGGCTTAAATCTGAAATAGAAATAATGGCTGAGGTTGGCTGCCATTGGGATGAACAGGATCAAATCAATTGCTTAGGGGGACCAGCTGAGCGAACAGAGCGCTATATGCAGGAAAGAAGTAAAAATGTTAAGCCGTATGGCTATTTTATAAATCGCTTACATGAAGTTATGAAAACAAAAATTGCAAACGAGCTAGAATTCATCCCAAACGCTCTTGAACTACTTAAGGAATGCAAAGATCTTGGTATTAAAACAGCTTTAGTAACTGCAAGTAGCAGAGATCTCATGACGATCGTATTAAAAAGATTTCCACTTGGTACATTTGATGTTGTTGTCTCTCGAGATGATGTGAAAAAATCAAAGCCCAATCCAGAGCCATATCTACTTGCAGCAAAGCAATTATCTGTTGAAATATCTAAATGTTTAGTGTTAGAAGATTCTTTAACAGGTGTTGAATCAGGCTTACGGTCTGGAGCTAAAGTTATTGGCATTCCACATCTAGTTCAAATGCAAGAGAATCCTAGCCTTAGAATAATTTCTTCATTAGGAGATATTAGGCTAAATGATATTCTCACTTGGTATCCGTTTTTAACAAGTAAGATTGAATCAAATGACAGATCGTAA
- a CDS encoding aldo/keto reductase yields MERRKLGGVSISRLGLGTMTWGRDTDENEAAQQLQEFVEAGGNLVDTAAVYGDGDAERVLGGFIGTLVKRDDLFLATKAGISFKEGVRQINNSRNEMISDLDRSLSRLNVDYVDLWQVHTWDKNTPLEETLSALDYATTSGKARYVSVCNFNGWQLARSATLQNPIFGKAAITCAQNEYSLLNRKSEEEVIPATSALNLGFIAWSPLGRGVLTGKYRDGVPSDSRGASPHFANFVEPYLTPRAKKIVEAVCIAADGLGYSPLEVALSWVRDAPGVTSALIGARTGAQLRGILTVEQITLPDQVRLALNEVSAN; encoded by the coding sequence ATGGAACGGCGTAAATTAGGCGGAGTATCGATCTCACGACTTGGCCTGGGCACAATGACTTGGGGCCGAGATACCGATGAGAATGAAGCCGCGCAACAGTTACAAGAATTTGTTGAAGCCGGTGGAAATTTAGTTGATACCGCTGCTGTCTACGGTGACGGAGATGCTGAGAGAGTGCTCGGTGGATTTATTGGGACACTTGTAAAACGTGATGATCTTTTTCTTGCTACAAAAGCTGGGATCTCTTTCAAAGAAGGGGTTAGGCAGATAAATAACTCACGAAATGAGATGATTTCAGATTTGGATCGATCTCTGAGTAGATTAAATGTTGATTATGTTGATTTATGGCAAGTGCACACATGGGATAAAAATACTCCACTTGAGGAAACACTCTCAGCATTAGATTATGCAACCACCTCTGGAAAAGCTAGATACGTCAGTGTTTGTAATTTTAATGGTTGGCAATTAGCTAGATCTGCCACACTTCAGAATCCAATATTTGGTAAGGCTGCTATCACTTGTGCACAAAATGAATACTCACTTTTAAATCGAAAATCTGAAGAGGAAGTAATTCCTGCGACTTCAGCACTAAATTTAGGATTTATTGCTTGGTCCCCACTTGGACGCGGCGTACTAACTGGCAAATATCGTGATGGCGTGCCCTCTGATTCCAGAGGAGCCTCACCACATTTTGCTAATTTTGTTGAGCCATACTTAACACCACGAGCAAAAAAAATAGTAGAAGCGGTTTGCATTGCAGCAGATGGTCTTGGCTATTCACCACTTGAGGTCGCCCTGTCCTGGGTTCGAGATGCACCCGGTGTTACTAGCGCTTTAATCGGAGCTCGAACTGGCGCTCAACTTCGTGGCATATTAACTGTGGAACAAATTACTCTGCCAGATCAGGTTAGGCTGGCTCTAAATGAAGTATCAGCTAATTAA
- a CDS encoding adenine phosphoribosyltransferase: protein MTSDLIRVIADFPKPGIIFKDITPLLADAKALNDCCEKIASYAKDVDYIAGIEARGFILASAVAVLSGKGFIPIRKSGKLPGQVISQSYELEYGQATLEIHSNLVPAGKKVLIVDDVLATGGTALASVELIEKASLIPTCLVFLLEISQLGGRSRIQAARPSLQIQTILAE from the coding sequence ATGACTAGTGATCTAATAAGAGTAATTGCCGACTTTCCAAAGCCAGGAATTATTTTTAAAGATATAACCCCATTACTTGCAGATGCTAAGGCCCTAAATGATTGTTGTGAAAAAATTGCTTCATATGCAAAAGATGTTGACTACATCGCAGGAATTGAAGCGCGTGGTTTTATTTTAGCTTCAGCAGTTGCAGTCCTTAGTGGTAAAGGTTTCATTCCAATAAGGAAAAGTGGAAAATTACCAGGTCAGGTTATCTCCCAAAGTTATGAACTCGAGTATGGGCAAGCGACTTTAGAAATTCATTCAAACCTAGTGCCTGCGGGCAAAAAAGTTTTAATCGTGGACGATGTTCTTGCAACTGGGGGCACGGCGCTAGCTTCGGTTGAATTAATTGAAAAAGCCTCGCTAATCCCGACCTGCCTCGTATTTCTACTTGAGATAAGCCAATTAGGTGGAAGATCACGAATTCAAGCCGCACGTCCTAGTCTACAAATTCAAACTATCTTGGCAGAATGA
- a CDS encoding cysteinyl-tRNA synthetase, producing MNSWPQIFLPPLDDYVFPQLNLLDSNRGLVKASTSQNFSIYVCGITPYDSTHLGHAATYLAFDLINRYQLLAKYKVDFIENVTDIDDPLLERAKRDNQDWQILAQEQIDLFKSDMSALRIIPPKKLVKVTESFDLIEKFITQLSDRGFLYKIEEDYYFSVGDFLDDLPMTVDQAKVIFQQRGGDPERTGKNHPLDPVVWLANQEGDPGWPSKFGYGRPGWHVECTAIACNHLDNSNSDPIIDLQGGGSDLLFPHHYMSAKIVQAAYGREFSSLYIHAGMIGLDGEKMSKSKGNLVFVSKLLGDGVDPMIIRWALLTGHYQSDRQWSDDLLKKAESEVGLMRTALSRTEVADTDQLLKDLVSDLSNNLDTPSALNRLVLWAKESQKDADHNQSGQVSRAIDSLLGLAL from the coding sequence ATGAATAGTTGGCCACAGATCTTCTTACCTCCGTTAGATGATTATGTCTTTCCGCAATTAAATCTTTTAGATAGTAATAGGGGATTGGTTAAGGCATCTACATCACAAAATTTTTCTATCTACGTCTGCGGTATTACTCCTTATGACTCAACTCATCTAGGTCATGCCGCCACTTACTTAGCTTTTGATTTGATTAATAGGTACCAGCTGCTAGCAAAATATAAGGTAGATTTTATTGAAAATGTTACAGATATAGATGATCCACTGCTCGAGCGAGCTAAGAGAGATAATCAAGATTGGCAAATTCTTGCGCAAGAGCAGATAGATTTATTTAAATCCGACATGTCTGCATTAAGAATTATCCCACCTAAGAAATTAGTTAAAGTTACCGAATCTTTTGACTTAATAGAAAAATTTATAACCCAACTCTCAGATCGCGGCTTTTTATATAAAATAGAGGAGGACTATTACTTTTCAGTTGGAGATTTTTTGGATGATCTGCCAATGACAGTCGATCAAGCAAAGGTAATTTTTCAGCAGCGTGGTGGTGATCCTGAGCGGACTGGTAAAAACCACCCACTTGATCCAGTTGTATGGCTTGCAAATCAGGAAGGTGATCCTGGGTGGCCAAGTAAATTTGGGTATGGCCGTCCCGGTTGGCATGTTGAGTGCACCGCTATTGCTTGCAATCATTTAGATAATTCAAACAGCGATCCGATTATTGATCTTCAAGGTGGTGGATCGGATTTATTGTTTCCACACCATTATATGAGCGCAAAGATTGTTCAAGCTGCCTATGGACGAGAATTTTCTTCACTTTACATACATGCAGGAATGATTGGTTTAGACGGTGAGAAGATGAGTAAATCTAAAGGTAATTTAGTTTTCGTTTCTAAATTATTAGGAGATGGCGTAGACCCGATGATCATTCGCTGGGCGCTGCTTACTGGGCACTATCAGAGTGATCGTCAGTGGAGTGATGATTTACTTAAAAAAGCTGAATCGGAAGTAGGGCTTATGCGAACCGCTTTATCGAGAACTGAAGTTGCAGATACTGATCAATTATTAAAGGATCTTGTATCTGATCTTTCAAATAATCTTGATACGCCTTCAGCATTAAATCGATTAGTTTTATGGGCAAAAGAATCACAAAAAGATGCTGACCATAATCAATCTGGACAAGTATCTAGGGCAATTGATTCTTTACTGGGTTTAGCACTGTAA
- a CDS encoding thymidine kinase, with protein MAELIYYCGTMDSGKSTLALQTAHNHRSRGREGVIFTSKDRAGKGLISSRLGLQIDALEVDADLNLHKLIVERLSIGGKISFIICDEAQFYSPEQIEQLAKIVDGLGIDVYAFGILSDFRTKLFPGSARLVELADRVQTLQVEALCWCGERATHNARTINGKMVTEGEQVVVGDVSTASTVAYEVLCRRHHMRNVTSKVSNPASEQSLPFNN; from the coding sequence ATGGCCGAACTAATCTATTACTGCGGAACTATGGATAGTGGTAAATCCACCCTTGCTTTACAGACTGCCCATAATCATCGCTCACGTGGACGTGAAGGTGTTATTTTCACTAGTAAAGACCGTGCAGGTAAGGGTTTAATTTCTTCAAGATTAGGTCTACAAATAGATGCACTTGAAGTTGATGCGGATTTAAATTTGCATAAGCTAATTGTTGAAAGATTATCCATTGGTGGAAAGATAAGTTTTATCATCTGCGATGAAGCACAATTTTATTCACCAGAGCAAATAGAGCAGTTAGCAAAAATTGTAGACGGACTTGGAATCGATGTATACGCATTTGGAATCCTCTCTGACTTTAGAACTAAACTATTTCCAGGTAGTGCTCGCTTAGTTGAGTTAGCTGATCGAGTTCAAACACTGCAGGTTGAAGCACTATGTTGGTGTGGTGAACGAGCTACACACAACGCTCGAACCATAAATGGCAAGATGGTGACTGAAGGTGAACAGGTTGTAGTTGGTGATGTAAGTACTGCTTCAACTGTTGCCTATGAAGTACTCTGTCGAAGGCATCATATGAGAAATGTAACTTCAAAGGTTTCTAACCCGGCAAGTGAACAATCACTTCCATTTAACAACTAG
- a CDS encoding SCO1664 family protein yields MSESKWISQMIPKSELISSGEITVVGRLVDASNATLLANIKDCDPKVEIIYKPVAGERPLWDFPDGDLASREYSAFLLSLMAGFNLVPFTVLRDGPFGYGMVQEWIDIDETVDVVEYGQSDGDQLRKLALFDAVINNADRKFGHLLIDNQGVLKGCDHGISFHSEDKLRTVIWQFSSLPLDPEEITLLNKVSALNLEQIFNEYLTASEISALRQRVNELLATAVFPEPSQLRPAIPWPPV; encoded by the coding sequence ATGTCCGAGAGCAAATGGATATCGCAGATGATTCCTAAAAGTGAATTAATATCATCTGGAGAAATCACTGTCGTCGGCAGGTTAGTTGATGCGTCAAATGCAACACTGCTGGCAAACATTAAAGACTGTGATCCAAAGGTTGAAATTATTTATAAACCAGTTGCAGGTGAGCGACCACTGTGGGATTTTCCAGATGGTGATTTAGCAAGTCGTGAGTATTCAGCATTTTTACTAAGCCTCATGGCTGGTTTTAATTTAGTCCCTTTTACTGTTCTTCGTGATGGACCATTTGGCTATGGCATGGTTCAAGAGTGGATCGATATAGATGAAACTGTAGACGTTGTTGAGTATGGGCAAAGTGATGGTGATCAACTCCGAAAACTTGCTTTATTTGATGCCGTGATAAATAACGCTGATCGAAAGTTTGGACATTTATTAATTGATAATCAGGGAGTATTAAAAGGGTGTGACCATGGAATTTCATTTCACTCCGAAGATAAGCTCAGGACAGTGATCTGGCAGTTCTCTTCACTACCCCTTGATCCAGAAGAAATCACCCTACTAAATAAAGTTAGTGCACTTAATCTTGAGCAAATTTTTAATGAGTATCTAACTGCTAGTGAGATTAGCGCCCTGCGCCAACGGGTAAATGAGCTGCTTGCAACGGCAGTTTTTCCAGAACCAAGTCAGTTAAGGCCTGCTATTCCATGGCCTCCGGTCTAA
- a CDS encoding DUF3090 family protein yields MPRIIYRHQPATRFIVSAIGDPGERQFFIQVKSADGINSVTLEKSQVIALTQRFEDLIRELRRGKLVSPADLSAVADVDDLPMELPIDEDFQVGIISITWENDLVVVNIQAISQDDDLILDDLDSGPDLLVATLKINQVKGFCERAKTIVSAGRPACPFCGLPIDPLGHLCPRANGYRR; encoded by the coding sequence ATGCCAAGAATTATTTACCGCCACCAACCTGCGACTCGTTTTATTGTGAGTGCTATTGGAGACCCAGGTGAGCGCCAGTTTTTTATTCAAGTTAAATCTGCTGATGGAATAAATTCAGTCACACTTGAGAAAAGCCAGGTTATTGCTCTTACCCAGCGGTTTGAGGATTTAATAAGAGAGTTACGTCGTGGAAAGTTAGTTTCACCAGCAGATCTATCTGCTGTGGCAGATGTAGATGATTTGCCAATGGAATTGCCAATTGATGAAGATTTTCAAGTCGGTATAATAAGCATTACTTGGGAAAATGATCTAGTTGTTGTAAATATTCAAGCCATATCCCAAGATGATGATTTAATATTAGATGATTTAGATTCAGGACCGGATCTTTTAGTTGCCACACTTAAGATCAATCAGGTTAAAGGATTCTGTGAGCGTGCTAAAACTATTGTTAGCGCCGGTAGGCCAGCATGCCCATTTTGCGGGTTACCAATTGATCCCTTGGGGCATCTATGTCCGAGAGCAAATGGATATCGCAGATGA
- a CDS encoding histidine phosphatase family protein, giving the protein MPIVYMLRHAQSVANTKGILAGQDNSVQLSKDGHKQAQMLAPYLSKLKINRIYSSPLTRCIQTIQPYMQLNPDLDFEIDERFIEMDYGIWSGKRLSALARDRRWRSVQNKPSTFTFPKGESFRSMRKRVDLALTELSKEKGVVLVVTHGDIIKMSLASALGLPIDRFQKFVAEPASLTVINLEKNSSTVLQTNYKISAEIVQKFKQNQLGGGNSLSASIKWWRR; this is encoded by the coding sequence ATGCCGATTGTTTATATGTTGCGTCATGCCCAATCTGTGGCAAATACCAAAGGTATTTTGGCTGGGCAGGATAATTCAGTTCAGTTGTCTAAGGATGGCCACAAACAGGCGCAAATGCTCGCGCCATACTTATCAAAGCTTAAAATAAATCGCATTTATTCAAGTCCACTTACCCGCTGCATCCAAACCATTCAGCCTTATATGCAACTTAATCCTGATCTGGATTTTGAAATTGATGAGCGTTTTATTGAAATGGACTATGGCATATGGTCTGGCAAAAGACTTTCTGCTCTAGCACGTGATCGTAGGTGGCGAAGCGTTCAAAATAAACCATCAACTTTTACATTCCCAAAAGGTGAGAGTTTTAGAAGTATGCGCAAAAGGGTTGACTTAGCTTTAACTGAATTAAGCAAAGAAAAAGGTGTGGTTCTAGTTGTTACACATGGTGACATAATTAAAATGTCCTTAGCAAGTGCACTTGGCTTACCAATTGATCGTTTTCAGAAATTTGTGGCCGAACCTGCCTCACTAACAGTCATAAACTTGGAAAAGAATAGTTCAACTGTTCTGCAAACAAATTATAAAATCTCAGCAGAAATAGTTCAGAAGTTTAAGCAAAATCAACTAGGCGGCGGTAATTCTCTATCTGCTTCCATAAAATGGTGGCGCAGGTAG